From the Brachyspira suanatina genome, the window GATTCTATATATTCATTAAGTATGAGTAACTTTAAAAAACTTTGTCAAAATATAATTCAAAATAAATTGTCATATTCTATATTACAGGAATATTCAGACAATATAATTAATTATGAATATGGAGATGATGTTAACTATTTGGCTTATCCCACTGGTAAAAGCCGAAAAGACTTAACATTGATTTCTATAAAAAGATGGAAAAATACCGAAGTAGGAGAACTTATAATTAGAGATTTTTTACTTATGGTAAATGAATCAGGAGCAAAAAATGGAATATTGATTCTTCCAGTAAGATTATCTAATAGTGCTAAAAGCTATGCTAAACATAATGAGAAGATTACTGTTTATGCAAGAAGCCAATTTAATTCATTTTTGAAAAGTAATTTTATAAATTAAATTAATAGGAAAAAATTATGCTTGACTCTTATACTTACATAGTTATTGTTCCAATATCTATAATAATACTATTTGGAATTATTCTCTTTTTCAAAACTATAACAGGAAGCAGCAGTACATATAAACCAAAAAACATAAAAAGGAAAATAGAAGAACTTGAAAAAAAGATAGAGATAAATCCTAAAGATTATAATTCTATATATGAATTAGCTGTAATAGAAGAACAGTATAATATGACTGAAAAGGCTTTAGAGAAATATGAAAAATTACTAAATATTAAATATTTTGAAGGTGAAGAATTAAATATATATAAAAAACTTGAAGAACTTTACAACAAATTAGAAAATAAAGAAGAAAGTTTAAAATACACTTTAAAAATAGCTCAAATAGATATTAATAATACATATTACTCTATAAAAGCAGCTACAGAACTTGGAAGAGAAGGAGCTTATAAATTAGCTGCTGAATATTTTAATAGAGTCTTAAATAATAAAAATGATTTTGAAATATATGAACTTAAAATATCAGCTATATCTTATTTTATGAATAAAGAGTATAGAAAAGTTATTTCTATGCTTGAAGAGCTTCATAAAAGATTAAGCAGAAATATAAGTAATATAGAAGACGATTATGATGAGCTTATATTGGTGGAAAAGATATTAATATCACTATATATCATTACTGATGAGATTAATAGTGCTAGAACTTTTACAGAATCAATATTATCATCAAGAGCGATTAAAAATGATCATAAATACCATTTCTTTATAAACAGAATATATTTGTATATATTATATAAATCAGATGATAATGAAGCATTCATAAATTTATATAATCAATATTCAAGGCAATATAAAGTAAATGAAATAAAAAAAGAAGAAAGTATTATAATTTTGGATTTTGCTTTTTATAATTATTTCATAAAAGATATTAACAGTGCTATGAGTTATTTTGAGCATATAAGATTATTTAATGATCCTGAATTTGATATATATGATTTAGATAGTATATTTACTTATTTATCTGAAATTGCTAAAGCTGAAGTTCAATTAAAAAAATTGAGAGGAGATATGCAGCTTAATAACAAAGATAAATATGTAAAAGAGAATTATGAAAAATATGTTAATTCTCAGTATATAGAATCTTGGGAAAACTCTGTTAGATTATGGGAAGATTCATTTAATAGCTTAGATACAATATTAAATTTGATAGAAATAGAAAGAAATGTAGATATTGAAAAAGTATTATTAGAATGCAATATCAATGAAAATAATGCTACTATAGAAAATGTAAGCAGTAAGAAAGTGGATAAAATTTTTGATATAAGTTTATCATCTTTTAAAAGCATATGTCAGGATATAATACAGAAAAAACTTCTATATTCAGCAGTACAGGAATATAATGAAAAATTAATAGATTATGATTATGGTGATGAGGTTAATTATTTAGCATTTGCTGTAAATAAGAGTAAAAAAAATTTAACATTAATATCTTTCAAACGCTGGAGAAATACTGAAGTAGGAGAACTTGTAATAAGAGATTTTATGCTGCTTATTAATGAGGCAGGAGCAAAAAATGGAATATTAGTTTTGCCTCTTGAGCTTACAAATAGTGCAAGAAGTTATGCTACTCATAATGATAAAATTAAAGTTTATACTAGAAACCAATTTAATTATATGCTTAGAGACAGCAGAATATAATGATTATATTTAGATTAGTATAATAAAAAGAGCTGACAACTTTATGTTATCAGCTCTTTATTTCTCGATATCAATTTAACTTATTCGCTTTCTTTATTATTAGATTCTTTAGTCTCATCTATCAGTCTTATAAGTTCATTGGATCTTGAAGCTATACTTTCTTTTAATGCTAATAATGTATCTTTTCCAGCTTTATTATTTGCCATTTCTCTCTTCAAAAGATCTGCTATATTAAGACATGCTAGTATAGCTATAGTATCTCTTGGATAATTAGGGCCATAATGCTCTGCTATATCATTCATACTTTCATTAACAAATTCGGCAACCTCTTTCAAGTATTCAGCATTACCTTCTTGAGATTTTATGCTTAGCATTCTGCCGTATATAGTAACTTCTACAATAGTAACGTTATCCATATTTATTTACCTGTTATTTCGATTCATTATCAAAGAAAAACTCTTCCTCATCATCATCGCCGAACATATACTGATCATCTTCATTTATATCGAATTCATAATTGTCTTCTTTTTTATTTTTTTCATCAGTTTCTTCAATAATGTTTTCTTCTACAGCTTCATTAGT encodes:
- a CDS encoding restriction endonuclease, which codes for MLDSYTYIVIVPISIIILFGIILFFKTITGSSSTYKPKNIKRKIEELEKKIEINPKDYNSIYELAVIEEQYNMTEKALEKYEKLLNIKYFEGEELNIYKKLEELYNKLENKEESLKYTLKIAQIDINNTYYSIKAATELGREGAYKLAAEYFNRVLNNKNDFEIYELKISAISYFMNKEYRKVISMLEELHKRLSRNISNIEDDYDELILVEKILISLYIITDEINSARTFTESILSSRAIKNDHKYHFFINRIYLYILYKSDDNEAFINLYNQYSRQYKVNEIKKEESIIILDFAFYNYFIKDINSAMSYFEHIRLFNDPEFDIYDLDSIFTYLSEIAKAEVQLKKLRGDMQLNNKDKYVKENYEKYVNSQYIESWENSVRLWEDSFNSLDTILNLIEIERNVDIEKVLLECNINENNATIENVSSKKVDKIFDISLSSFKSICQDIIQKKLLYSAVQEYNEKLIDYDYGDEVNYLAFAVNKSKKNLTLISFKRWRNTEVGELVIRDFMLLINEAGAKNGILVLPLELTNSARSYATHNDKIKVYTRNQFNYMLRDSRI
- a CDS encoding cell division protein ZapA gives rise to the protein MDNVTIVEVTIYGRMLSIKSQEGNAEYLKEVAEFVNESMNDIAEHYGPNYPRDTIAILACLNIADLLKREMANNKAGKDTLLALKESIASRSNELIRLIDETKESNNKESE